The region acaagcacatctgATTGTGAAGAAAACTTTCCATAACACAAGCCTTTAATAAAGTTTACACTCTTCCACTCTGCATGCATAGAATCAAACAGTTAAAACAAACCTGAACAAAATTAAGACACTTTCAAGGAAGACATACAGAATACAGAATActctcctctccttctttcttttacacacaTTGAGTTTTTTGAGATGTCTTTTTATATGTTGAACAGATGTCGACACACACAATAAAGATAATGAATGCACACATAACTCCAACTAGGTCAACATTTGTCTATGACTAGGTCAATATTATATTCATGCAGGAGATTCTTGTCGTcacaacataaaaataaatgtacttttgaGCTTCCTAATATGAGAATTGCATCAAAATTGATGCACTTGCATGTTAGACTGCAGGGAGTGtaagtgttattattttatcctTAATGATTCAGCTCTGtaataaatgttatgtttattaCAGAGCTGAATCAAAAGCAAATGGCTCCCTGTTGGGTGTaatgcactacatagggtgtggAATACAGGTAAAATTCCCTATGTGGTGGGTTTATAGTGCTCTAAATAGAGCGTAAGTGCATTTTATTCTCTATGTAGTGCATTAGAGACCTGAATCTTACATTTCTGCATATTGGCTGTAtactacatttaattatttcattatttcaagtTCATACCCTATGCGGGGCACTTTTTGTATAGAGAGCTGTATCCAAAATACCCGCTGATTGCACACACAATGAACTAATGCATACGATGTAGAAGTAGCTATATTATATCCTATATACTGCCCATAGGGAAGCAGGGCTCCCTGTTGCACTAATAGTGTCATTATTTTATACACTATCTCATAAtggtacagtatacagtgaTTATTACTGCATATTTAATCTaatgcactacatagggtgtaggTGCCTTTATTCTAGTAACTTGAATCCTACATGGCTCGACGTTTGACATAGTGCAACGTTTTATCAGACAAAGCTATGACAGAAGGTGATATGTCCCTTAAGAAGTGCAAAGGAATCAATGTACATCACAGTAAAGAGTGTGGGAATGGTAATGAAGATATTTCCAACAGATTTTCACTCTACATCACTAATATACAAATGAATATACTAGACTTCCATGTTAATTAGCTAAAAGGCTACTACTTCAcattacactcttaaaaatgaaGGTGCTAGAACATGGTCTTTAGAGCGAAGCCAGAGAAGGACTGTTGTTGGTCCTTTAAAGAATCAATTTAGGTTTGATGAAGAACCTTTTGGGTCACAATTCTTAAACTATTTTTGACGTAAAGAAGAACCATTTCCTGAATAACCATAATCCATTCATCAAAAGCTTCTTCGGAACCCTGGTTCTCAAAGAAGGGTCAGGAAGCATAGCTGATTCTTTGATTTATGTTACAGTGGTGCAAATCCCAATGcactattattaaagttatatttattattgtgttctCTTATACAATAATACTTATTAGCTGATTTGACTAGTTGCTTGAATTGAATGTGTTCTGTCAGTGTTTAAATATAGCTTTATGACTCCAATAAATAACCCAGTAgtactgtacacatttaaataatgagcctaatatttgtATAATTGGATTATGGTCATaaattaaatatgtattatgtaatatttataaagttAAGTGGGTCTATTcttgtaaaatgtttaataacttCATTTAAGGAAaccaaaaaatggttcttctaTTGCATCGTTTGCATCACCCTGATTttcaagagattttttttaaacacaaacaccaacTACAACCCATTTTACAGCTGACGCAACATGGCATGGAAATCCTTTAAATTGCTGtattgtataatatattttacaatatacAAACTGATTAATTATTGCTGCTTTTCATACGTATATAGGATCATAATGACCAGccttttcatatattttacatGCAATCATCAGaatatgtacagtgccctccactaatattggcacccttagtaaatatgagcaaagaagactgaaaaattgtctttattgtttaaaattttgaTCGTTTGttcaaaaatgcacaaaaatactctgcttttatggatatcaaacaattgcgaacaaaacacaggtttataaaaaaatagagAGCAGAGTagttctgtgattttttttttaaacaaaagatcaaaaggtttaacaataaagacatttttttacagccttctttgctcatatttaccaagggtgccaatattagtggagggcactgtacaactgcacattcatTCAATTGTCCTTTCAGCCAATTATGTGGcggcagcacaatgcataaaatcatgtcgATACAGGTCAAAGGGATCAGTTAACAGTTCagtttcacatcaaacatcagaaggGGAAGAAgcgtgatctctgtgactttaaccgtggcgtgGTTGCTGGTGCCAGGTGGgcaggtttgagtatttcagaaactcctgggattttcacacacaacagtctctacagTTGACACAGAATGGTAcgtaaaacaaaaaacatgagagaggtcagaagatAATTACCAGAATGGTTCGAGCTTACAGAAAGGCTATGGTAACCATTCTTTACAAGCAGAAACGTATCTCAAATGCACAACATGGCGAAACTTGaagcggatgggctacaacagcagaataccatgtcaggttccactcctctTACTCAAAAACAAGAGGCTACATTTGATTGGAAAAACGACCAGGTGACATTTTTCCAAATCTTGgaaaactgtccagttttgtatctgcatgatttgatgcactgtgctgctgccacatgattggctgtttggataAGTTCATGAATAAGCAGGTGTACATGCATTCCTATTCCTATATGAAAGGTGAGTGTAAGTTATCATTTATATGGGTAAATACATTCCACATAGGATATTGTTTTAAtagaaaacactcaaatgttttatgtttgacaaatgataaaataaagctACCGATACCATTTCTTAACTGTTAACAAGACCAAATCACATAAGCATGTGTATAGAGGTATCTAGAAAGAACGTTTTGGGAATATATCTTGATTAGTTTTGTAATTTTACTCTATGGAACTATATTAACTGAAGCAAATTCATGCATTTTATTATGTATATGAGATTCCTATAGAGTCGGCCTGGGGAAAAAACCTGACAGGTCTTCCCCAGTATATCACTGTGTTGTGCTCTTTGCTTCTTGTGTCAGGGTCAGCTTATTTATGTGCACATTATTCACAATTTCTACTGGCTCTCCAGTGAGGGTATACTGGTGGAGATTTGTCTCGATGTGCTTTTGTCATTGTAGCACAAATATTTTCATTGTGTTTCTAGCTAGAAAACCCTAGCAACAAAAGTGGATTCAAAACATAAAATCAAGCTTAGTGTACCTGTAACCCCCTGCTGCACTGCTTGCCACGCTTCTCTGGTATAAAAAGCTACATTGAATGATGCTTAAAGGACACATTTCCTGCGTCTCTTGTGAAATGggcttcacacactcactctcacgcGGCAACAAACATCTCCACATAAACACAAGAACAAAGAAGTAATATTGCATATCCAATCCATATCCAAGAATTTGAAGTCACAGTATTGCAGCGATATGTTGATTATCTTCAGGAAGATGTGCTTCTGTTACAGCTGgagatataaaatgttttcttgCAGCATTGTTTGATCAGCCTGTAGTCTTTATAAAGGAGATGCAAAGGGCTTTCACGCTTCATTGCAGGGTCAGAGGTCTGAGGTTGTATTCCAAATGTCTCTTCTAATCTCCCTAGCACCTTTCAGTTCTCATCTGTCGTTCCTCCATGTCAGCGTGACATCATGCGCACAAactctgaggggaaaaaacaaccccaaaagcTTTGCTGCAGTTTTATCTAACATAGCAAACGTGTTTCATTGAATAGTATCTAGTATAGCTAGATTGCTCTTTTGAGCATATTAGTGTGCAGTTTGGCATGCAGCCTTAAGGACCTTTCATACTGAGCACGATTAAGCGACGCGAATGTACCACGCGATGACGCTCTTGAATCGAAACAGTAGATCCATATGGAGCGACTGACACCGGGTGCGATCAATTGCGGTGCGACAAAGCAGGATGTTTTTTTGACCAGTGTgtcaatttttttcccccgtcgCCCAACGATGAAACGGGCCGTctaatcagatttgagattGGTCGAGATTGGTGGCGCTAGAGCacaaaaagctgttttgaaaaccagtgtaaacacaGAAGAAAAGTATTCCGGAAGAGAGAAGTGTATGGATGTTGAGTTCTCGTTATCATTGGTGTCTGAGAACAGAAAACCTTTTTGATAACCGTCACGACAActacaaaaacatgttttctgtGCTTCTTAACAGTTTGTGTGCCTTATGGTTCTATGCACCAAAatttaaatggtctgcatttatataccgcttttatccaaagcgctttacactggttctcattcacccattcatacacacactcacacacgaatggtagcagagctaccatgcaaggtgctaacttgccatcgggagcaacttggggttcagtgtcttgcccaaggacacttcggcatgtggtgtcacgtgggccgggaatcgaaccgccaaccctacgattagtggacaacccgctctaccacctgaaccacagccgccccacttAAGTGAGTCTTCTTCTCAGTTGTCAAGACATTAGATCAATCtgcgccacctagtgtgcagGTGTAGAATGCATTCTCCGCGATCAATCGTTCTGCATTCGATGTGAAAAAGAGCATCAGCGCTTCGCTTAGGTTTATCGCATcgcgctcagtgtgaaagggcCTTTATTCACAGTCAGACTGaaatacacacatcatacattcTAAACAGTGGCCGATGCAAACACATACCTTCGAAGTCTACATGTCCATCACCGTTAAGATCAATGTCCTTCAGGATGTCCTCCAGCTCTTTGCGTCTAACCtgcaatataaaacaaagaagTACAGCATGAATATAAACAAGGCAGAAATTAAGCTGGTCTTTCTTGCTTATATGTGGcacggtggttagcacgtttgccttgcacctccggggttgggagtTCAAATCTCACCTCTGCactgtgtgggcggagcttgcatattctccccgtgctttgggagtttcctctgggtactccagttttctccccaaGTACAAAAAcatacgttgtaggctgacgggcatttccaaattgtccgtaggatgtgactgggtgtgtgaacgtgtgcgcgattgtgccctacgatgggttggcaccccgtcctgggtgtcccctaccttgtgccccaagttccctgggataagctccaggctcccccatgaccctgtgtaggataagcggtgtggaaaatggatggatgttgtttGGTGGACATAGCGGTGTACAAGATCGAAGGTCTACACAAACTGTCACCCGGAGAGATCCCGACAAAAGTATGCCTGATCCCCAGTCCCGCTTTCTCATgcaaaaaaacatgtgaaagtTGTCTATAATGTGACTTTGCAGCATTGTTAATAATGAACATGTGGAGGGAATATTGGCTGGGGAGATGCAGGCAGTGAGGATTGTCTGTTCTGCAAAAAGAACTGGATATATAGTGCAAAAACTAGCTATTTTTATACTGTGCCCCaccatgttgtgtttgtttttatgtttgctGTTCCTAGCAATCATTTGGGTATGACATGCCAGATAAAGTCTTATGGATACAAATAGATGAATTATAAACTGGATTCCAGGTCTGCTGCACATGAGAGCAGATAAATCTCATTTTGTCCGATTTTCACAGGTTTTGGTTACTAGTCGCAGGACGGTTCACACTTTCGAAGGACATGTGGTGTAATACATTGTTGtagaagaatgaaagaaagacgaGATAAAAAGAAAGCTATAACCTGTCGTCCCAGCAGCTTCTTCATGGCCTCTCGTAGTTCAGATGTGCTGATTTGACCGTCTCCATTAGCGTCAAACTGAAAGCAttgaaaaaacattttgctcACTGTCTTTTGGTACACATCCATCAGTTTAACCCTGTCTGTTCTGAACAACACAAAGCATGGCTTTTCCTCAAATTAGCATAAACaatctttttaaaatcagaTTTCTATTACAGGAACGATCTTCAGATCATTTAGAGCCTAATGTTACATTTTACTGGAGTCTTGGatttcttcctctgtctgtaTTCACCTCTTTAAAAGCATCTCTGAGCTCCTTCACCCCAATCATATCAGCTGTTTCTGCTAACAGTTTTGGTCCCATCAACTCCACAAAGTCATCAAAGTCCACGTGACCTCCCACTGCAAGAACACGGAAGAACAAAAGTaaattttggccaaaaaaaTTTCTCTATTTAGAGAAAAAAATTTCTCTATTTAACTAGATTAATGACATATGGAATGGAGCCAAAATGGCTGATGTTGTCTCGGTGTTTGGTCTGAGGAACCTACTATTCATGTTGATCTGCTGACTTAGTTCAATCAGCTCCATCTCTGTAGGCATGTAACCCATCGTCCTCATACAGACCCCCAGATCCTTACAATTAATAAGGCCATCTCGGTCCTTATCAAACTCTTTAAACGCTTCTCTGAGCTCTGCAAAACCCAACAACAGATCAGCACTGATGaaaaagcagatttttttaCACTAACATTCTGAAATCAAACTGGAACAACCAAAAACATTAGTcactagctatgtttccatccaagttgtgAATTTAACTTAAACGAAATAGCATAAAATATTTGCGAATAAAGTACCGTAtccatcccatgtgttcaagagaacaaaatcatgACTTCCAGGGGAAcatatctctcgctctctgccatttttacttttctgaggcagttatccaatcacatcatttattgaggcaaagtcacatgactttttgatGTGCTTCAAAGAAATGTTCCCATTAAAGTCTATGTGATGTCTTCTtatcgaataaaaaaaatgatccatCTTAACTGAGCGCATACGTCTTTTATGAGCATTTTGGAGATTATACtcacatctggtgtttccatccagcattttttATGCAATATCCCAAAATTCGCATACAAACaggtggatggaaacatagctattgTGTGACAGTAGCCTTAAATAAGAACAATATTACCATTTTAAAAGCATTGTTTTTGCACAACCAATCTTGTTTGAATCATCGAATCACTTTGAATCACTGAATCAGTTCGAATTCTGAATCAGTTTGAACCATTTCCAACAATGAGATGAAACGTGGTCAAATGACAGAAAAGTAATTCAATTAGTAATGCCCAATTCAATTAGTAATATTAATGTAGTATTAATATGAATTTGTCTAAATAAAACTACTTGATCTATTCTTTCCTTCCATTCCTTGGATAAAGTAttatattattagcattatctCAGAAATCTTACCATCCAGTTCTTCTGGTCTTAGCTGTCTgtcctgaaagaaaaaaaaataaaattgtaaatcGCAACAGAAAACAGTTTCCTTTTTTCTTACAGTTTTAATGACTCCACTCTgtatctgtaataaaaaaaagagtttatttaAAGCATGATCGACAAATGTTTTGACCAGTAATCATGTGgtaataaatatgataaaaacaTTGGACAGTTTGACTTTGCAAGTGTGTTTTAGTAACTTCAAACACCCctgatgatttttatttcttctcttaATCTGAGTTTGATTGTTGTTCATCCACCACTAGGTGACCAGTGTGGTTCAGCAAGACTAGGGTTAAGTTTTTATCCTTTATTTATGCATGTGAGTCACActtaaatttaaatgtttttctttcctggCAAATTAGCAACAGTAATGACAAGaatggtcaaaaaaaaaaaaattcacaggcAATATTAACAAGCATTTGAAATTCATCACCTTTTTATAATATGTGAAACAGAGGTAAGGGCTTGTGTTCACACCTACAGTATCTGTGGCTCTGTGCAGTTTATCAGCCCCCATCTACCTTGGAATGCATGACATGCCGGTGTGTGGACATGATATGTATCAGGCCATATATACTGCATTTTAGACACTTATATCATGTTCGTCATCTTGTAGGCATACAATTAGAGACTGTAGATCATTTTTTTCATGcacaatttgtgttaatattCTGTAGTCCTTCATCAGTGTCCATTTCTAACCTCAAGTCTAGCTGTGAAATTGAGGAGGTTACAGTATTGTGACATTCTGTGGTGATGTCAGATATTTCATTCAGATAGTACCATCGTGTTAACTGTTGTCATTTCTTATCGATCTGATACTGAACTTGTATCGAGGCGTACACGCTTCGGtatatttggataaaagcgtctgctaaatgaataaatgtaaatgtgtgatgGTCCTTTACTGCACccggccaatcagaacacactataTTTGACAAGGCTGCTTCTTAAAtttgtattaaatgtaaataaaagtacTTGGTTGAGGCTTTTGAGTTGAGGGCCTGAGTGTATATTCACTCCCAATTGTTTGCCCTCTTTTTGGGAGATGGCAAGCTCAAATCttgacaatgccacagccatccatgggagccaagacagcaaaattggtcatgctctctgggtgggaggaatATCATACTCTCtttcctgtcaatcagagccatAGTAGCCATTCATGGACATCTAagagctcatgcatgcagaagagggcagattcagtgctttctctctgtgtatgttATACTGCCctatgatgcagcatgagcatcAGTTGGAAGCATGTTTACAGTAGGGAAGAGCTGGCTACTGGGTGGACTTTAAGTTAGATAAAGTTTGTTGTGGGACATTTTTTGCAATCTATTACTATCATTATAGAAAAcgtttatttttctataatataatatacttttATCATACAGGTATGGCAGCTGAAAGGGTATCAGACATAAAATAGACCAATTCTGATCATTTATTACAAATGTATCtttattaacaaaaacaaaattaagaaaaaatacaacataaaaaaaaagaaaaaatatacaacctaaaaaaaacaacaaaatatatgACTAATAGACAATAATCGAGGATAAATAATAAGTCCATTCTGGgaataaaactaaaactaacacaaaataaatagtTTGGTACAAGTTTTTGAATCCCCTTGGCTAAACTTCAAGAAATGGGTCCAAGTTAAATGCCCTAGAACGCTCTagaaagaaaacacacctgATCTCTAAGTATGAAATAGGTATAATTAACTGGAGAAATATTTGTGACTATTTATTTGACTGAAAAACAAATCTAGAATATATTGTTGATCTGAATCGCTCTAATTAGACACACGTAGCACAACAATATATATTTGTCCTACAGTCGATAATTAAACACTGTCTAACATCAATTCTAAGACAAGTTCTATCTGAACaagtaaatacaaatatttaggGAATTGGTGgaacgtttattattattattattattttattattattttttgacagatattgtatatattaaCACAGATTATTATGTAgatttgtctgtttgtgtgtgtacacacttaCGTACAGCCTGCCGGCTCTCAGCGAATCCCTTGCGTAGAAAGATGCATGCAGGACCAAGCACGCTGTGTACGTAAGTGGAGTTTTGAGATGCCAGGGTGTGGCTCGAGGCTCCGCCTTCGTCACGGGCCACAGCTTTGTAGCTCCGCCTCCGGTCCTGATGTGGGCCAGTGTTTTGGGGAGGAATGTGACAAGCAAGGGGGCACAGAAATGATCAGAGACGGAaagtctctctctatatatgtgtTATATATTAAAGACTgcggtagctcagtggttaagatgttgaaCAACTGATCAGagggtcatgagttcaaataccagtgctgccactgctgggcccttgagcaaggcccgttaaccctcagctgctatgttgtataaatgtaaggcgccaaatactgtaaatgtatatgtttTTACACATGGGTGAAAATTAAAACCCATAATATTGTTACTGTTACCGTCAGCAATGTTTTAATCACAGTGGTCACCCATAATCTATACAATTTTCCATGTCCTTATTAATTCTTCTACGCTCTATTTACTGATTTCTCATAATACATACAGACATGTCCATAATTATTTGGACAGGGAcactatttttgttattttgcctctgtacaccactacATTGGACTTGAAATGAAGTTGATGTGTAGAGTTGATTCCAAgaattgaatttgcatttggtagctgttcttAGCtggttaatgtaatattttttgttaaaccccttgaattaaagctgaaagtttgtACTTCaatcacattttatatttcattttaaatccattgtgATGGTGTATAGAGGCAAAATGACCAAaactgtgtcactgtccaaatacttatggaccttaGGGACCTAACTGTATTTTACTTCTTATTACTTATTATACAATAATTGCTATAAGGGTTTCTTATTATCTAGTCATGTCAATGTAATAATAACCAGTTAGCTAGATTTTGTATTTGCTACAGTTGGTGATGCCACGATTGGGGTGctaaaacatttgcaaataTGTATGTCAAGTAAaggtaaaagacattttatacatCTGTCCTTCACTGCTTTATCGTACAGCACTTAGAAAACAGCATATTGCCTGTCCGAGCTTTCAATAACCAC is a window of Ictalurus furcatus strain D&B chromosome 16, Billie_1.0, whole genome shotgun sequence DNA encoding:
- the cabp1b gene encoding calcium-binding protein 1b isoform X1, translated to MSSSLPKSESTTSLIGSSVHRQHQHHRNTGNTTPAEGARGSSRNGCARRGQRSQPEQETARRKQQSRHSQSEKTPDETSSFFEPKEKPRRGSNLSVKAKSACAEATGKHGNARAKAPDEELRPIIKSVFGQDRQLRPEELDELREAFKEFDKDRDGLINCKDLGVCMRTMGYMPTEMELIELSQQINMNMGGHVDFDDFVELMGPKLLAETADMIGVKELRDAFKEFDANGDGQISTSELREAMKKLLGRQVRRKELEDILKDIDLNGDGHVDFEEFVRMMSR
- the cabp1b gene encoding calcium-binding protein 1b isoform X2, producing the protein MSSSLPKSESTTSLIGSSVHRQHQHHRNTGNTTPAEGARGSSRNGCARRGQRSQPEQETARRKQQSRHSQSEKTPDETSSFFEPKEKPRRGSNLSVKAKSACAEATGKHGNARAKAPDEELRPIIKSVFGQDRRRSYKAVARDEGGASSHTLASQNSTYVHSVLGPACIFLRKGFAESRQDRQLRPEELDELREAFKEFDKDRDGLINCKDLGVCMRTMGYMPTEMELIELSQQINMNMGGHVDFDDFVELMGPKLLAETADMIGVKELRDAFKEFDANGDGQISTSELREAMKKLLGRQVRRKELEDILKDIDLNGDGHVDFEEFVRMMSR